The genomic interval TTTTTCATATGTTGCTTCTGACAAATGAATGACCGTATGTTTCGTTAAAAAGTCATTGACCGATAAACCGTGTTGAAAGCGGGCTGTCCGTTGTGTTGGTAGGACGTGGCTCGGTCCCGCAATATAGTCTCCAATCGCTTCCGGAGCATATCCACCTATGAATAGGCTGCCGACGTAGTGAATATGTGGTAAATAGGCTTCTGGTTGTATTGTTTGAATTGATGCATGCTCGGGTGCGATTGTATTCATCACATGACAACTGTCGTCAAAATCAGTCGCGTGAATGAGATAGTGATGGTCTTTTAAACTGACTTTTAAAATGTTATGACGTGGTGCATCGTTAAGTGTTTGTTTGATACGGCTTTCTAAATTTTCGAGTAATGCCAAATCCGTTGAAATGACAAACGTCCGCGCCATTTCATCATGTTCTGCTTGAGCAAACACATCATAGACTACCGCTTCTAAGTTACATGTGTCATCAATAATTAACGCAATTTCACTTGGCCCTGCAATTTGATCGATACCGACTTCTCCGTACAGTGCCTTTTTCGCATAAGCGACATATTGATTGCCTGGACCGACAATTTTATCGACTTTCGGAATCGTTTCTGTACCATAAGCAAGTGCCGCGATACTTTGTGCACCACCGACTTGATACACATGATCAACACCAACAATATGACATGCGGCAAGCACACTCGGCGCAACACCATTCGGTTGAGGAGGTGTGACCACACTTATATTTTTTACACCAGCTACTTTTGCGAGTGTTGCCGTCATTAATACTGTAGAAGGATAGCTCGCTTTACCGCCAGGCACATATATACCGACACGTTCGATCGGGTGATACACTTCATAAAGTTCAGGTGTCGCGTATTGGTTTTCGTATTTGATTTGTGTTTGATAATCTCGAATTCTTTGGAAACTATGTTCAAGTGCGTGACGTAAATCTTCATCTATGTTGTGATACGCCGCTTCGATGTCAGCTTGTGGCACTTCCAACGTCTCTACACTGACACAATCAAATTGTTGATTATAGTCATGTAGCGCTAGGTCTCCTTCACGTCGCACGCGCTCACAAATGGCAGTGACTTGTGCGTGGATTTCAGGATTGAATGTTTCTGTCGTTTGAAATTGTTGTAAAAAAGTTTGGCTATTAACGATCAATGAGCGACACTCCTAACATGTTAATAAATGCATCAATTTCTGATGATTGGGTGAAAAAGCTTTGTCGATTCGTAATGAGTTGCGCTTGAATATCTGCAATATGTTCTTTTTCGACTAACCCGTTCGAACGTAAAGTGGTCCCTGTTTGAACAATGTCAACGATGCCGTCTACCATGCCAATCACACAGGCAAGTTCGATAGAGCCAGATAATTCAATCAGTTCGACATCGCGTCCCGTTGCTTTAAAATAATCTCCTGCTGTTTTAGGAAAAGAAGTTGCAACTTTACGATAGTCCGTCGTCTCGTCAAACGCTGCGACTGAAAAGTGACATTGGCCAAAAGGTAGCGCAAGCAATTGATTAACGTCGTATTGGGTTTCGTTGAGAATGTCACTGCCTGTAATCCCAATATCTGCAATGCCTTGTTCGACGTAAATAGGGACGTCATTGCCTTTGACGAATAAAAAATGGAAGGGTGGTGCTTTAATTTGAAGCTGGCGTTCTCTAGATTTTAATTGTGTCGCCAAATCGTTTTGACCTTGTGATTCTAAGTAGGCGAAAAAACTTTTTAGTAGGCGACCTTTAGCTAATGCGATTGTAAGCACAGTGATTCCTCCTCGTTATAATGTTAACCCTAATCCGAAACCCTCTAGTGGTCCGTTGTAATAGCCTCCTGATAACATTCGACCACTGTCTTTAAGGTGCGCATGAATAAATGTCTCCTTATAGTAAGAACGCGGAGCTTGCGGTGTAATATCGAGATGAACCGTGTCGATGTGAATCGATTTGAAGTAAGTTTGCCAACGATTCAAACTGCGAATAATGACGTGATCGTGCGGATATAGCGTATTTAAAAGTTCGAGCTGCTGATGTGTCGGTGTGAGCAATAACCGTACGAGCGGATGACTGATGCCGAGCTCGGACTTGAGTGCCGAAATATTGCGCTGTTCTACCCAAGTGAGTAACTGTTCACGTTCAGCTTGATGCGCGAGCAATAAATCAATGAGCTGGTAATGCCCAATCACGACATATTGAATTTCATCTTGCAACTGTTGTTCGATAAATTGTTGGAACGTCTCAAAAGTATGGTACATTTCTTGAATATGTGGTCGATAACATTCCACACCGAGTTGTGTTTGTACTTGATGGTGTCGCACAATCGGTCCTGTATAAGCCACAGCGGAATGATTGAGTTGGTAATGTTGATAATAGCGCACAAGTTGATCGGTAAAGTCATTGCGTAATGCAAATAATGTATCATCTGCTTGCCACACACTGCGCTCTTTCATTTGTTTTAAATCGTCTGGAGAAAGTTCATCCCATACGAGTGTTTCGATAAAGGCAGTCTCAATCGGTTCGAAATCATTGGCTGCCGCTAACTTTAAAAAGTCAATTTCATATTGTTTATTTTGTATGAAAGGTTGTACCATAACCTACCCTCGCTTTCGTTCTCTACCAAGTTAAAGTATTCGAATAGAATACGACAATGGTAGCACAGAGGTTTTCAGATTTCAACTCATTTTTCTGAATAATTTATTTTTAGTTTCGGATGATTGCCATGACCCTTATCATCAAACTGTCCCCAAACCGTTTGATTTGTACATGGAAGGGTCTCATGCCATAACGGTTCAAGCACGAGCAAGCGTCGCACAAATTCAATCCCAACTTATCGCAATCGATCCAAAATAAAAAAATCGTATTTTGAAGCATCTAATTGTATAATTGAGATGGTCAAGTAATTATATAAATAAGGA from Staphylococcus sp. MI 10-1553 carries:
- a CDS encoding ATP phosphoribosyltransferase regulatory subunit; translated protein: MVQPFIQNKQYEIDFLKLAAANDFEPIETAFIETLVWDELSPDDLKQMKERSVWQADDTLFALRNDFTDQLVRYYQHYQLNHSAVAYTGPIVRHHQVQTQLGVECYRPHIQEMYHTFETFQQFIEQQLQDEIQYVVIGHYQLIDLLLAHQAEREQLLTWVEQRNISALKSELGISHPLVRLLLTPTHQQLELLNTLYPHDHVIIRSLNRWQTYFKSIHIDTVHLDITPQAPRSYYKETFIHAHLKDSGRMLSGGYYNGPLEGFGLGLTL
- the hisG gene encoding ATP phosphoribosyltransferase, with the translated sequence MLTIALAKGRLLKSFFAYLESQGQNDLATQLKSRERQLQIKAPPFHFLFVKGNDVPIYVEQGIADIGITGSDILNETQYDVNQLLALPFGQCHFSVAAFDETTDYRKVATSFPKTAGDYFKATGRDVELIELSGSIELACVIGMVDGIVDIVQTGTTLRSNGLVEKEHIADIQAQLITNRQSFFTQSSEIDAFINMLGVSLIDR
- the hisD gene encoding histidinol dehydrogenase is translated as MIVNSQTFLQQFQTTETFNPEIHAQVTAICERVRREGDLALHDYNQQFDCVSVETLEVPQADIEAAYHNIDEDLRHALEHSFQRIRDYQTQIKYENQYATPELYEVYHPIERVGIYVPGGKASYPSTVLMTATLAKVAGVKNISVVTPPQPNGVAPSVLAACHIVGVDHVYQVGGAQSIAALAYGTETIPKVDKIVGPGNQYVAYAKKALYGEVGIDQIAGPSEIALIIDDTCNLEAVVYDVFAQAEHDEMARTFVISTDLALLENLESRIKQTLNDAPRHNILKVSLKDHHYLIHATDFDDSCHVMNTIAPEHASIQTIQPEAYLPHIHYVGSLFIGGYAPEAIGDYIAGPSHVLPTQRTARFQHGLSVNDFLTKHTVIHLSEATYEKTYRDAARIAQDEQLYHHQKSLEIRQRGDDA